Proteins encoded by one window of Chroogloeocystis siderophila 5.2 s.c.1:
- a CDS encoding TIGR03643 family protein: MNISNLDSETIDRIIEMAWEDRTPFEAIALQFGLTEKQVIALMRREMKESSFQMWRERVSGRKTKHLKKRDFIQGRFRSQNQKGS; this comes from the coding sequence ATGAATATCTCTAATCTAGATTCTGAAACGATTGACCGTATTATTGAAATGGCATGGGAAGACCGGACACCGTTTGAAGCGATCGCCCTACAATTTGGGCTAACCGAAAAACAGGTCATTGCCTTAATGCGGCGCGAGATGAAAGAATCTAGTTTTCAGATGTGGCGCGAACGCGTGAGTGGGCGCAAAACAAAACACCTCAAAAAACGCGACTTTATTCAAGGACGTTTTCGTTCTCAGAATCAGAAAGGAAGTTAG
- a CDS encoding pilus assembly FimT family protein — MSNEQLNSGFTLIEVIVVTLVIGILSAIAVPSWLGFVNRQRINTVNASILRALQTAQQEARKQKTSYSVSFRTNNQIPQIAIHPRGTTPRHTDWQSLGEDSGINPQQILLGTNLNGDSVATNAMTYAASTTQTISFDFRGNLPRDASFGTPDKGLIVTVAQPRNNSTTPIEGTRRCVAVRTLLGAMQTGSEDECNPSG, encoded by the coding sequence ATGTCAAATGAACAATTAAATTCTGGTTTTACATTAATCGAAGTTATTGTTGTTACCTTAGTCATCGGAATTTTGTCGGCGATCGCTGTACCTTCTTGGTTAGGTTTTGTAAATCGTCAACGGATAAATACAGTAAACGCATCGATTCTCCGTGCTTTACAAACCGCGCAGCAAGAAGCTAGAAAGCAAAAAACTAGCTACAGTGTCAGTTTTAGAACTAACAATCAAATTCCTCAAATTGCCATCCATCCTAGAGGAACAACACCCAGGCATACAGATTGGCAATCATTAGGTGAAGATTCAGGAATTAACCCACAACAAATTTTGTTAGGAACTAATCTTAATGGTGACAGCGTTGCCACTAATGCTATGACTTATGCAGCTAGTACAACACAAACAATTAGCTTTGATTTTAGAGGCAATTTACCACGCGATGCTAGTTTTGGCACTCCGGACAAAGGGTTAATAGTAACAGTTGCTCAACCTCGTAACAATTCCACAACCCCTATTGAGGGAACAAGACGATGTGTTGCGGTAAGAACCCTTCTTGGTGCCATGCAAACAGGTAGTGAAGATGAATGCAATCCTAGTGGCTAA